In one window of Natrinema halophilum DNA:
- a CDS encoding SDR family NAD(P)-dependent oxidoreductase gives MGLSAFSLKGNVAVVTGGSRGIGEEIAVAMAKSGADVAPVARSEDALEATADRIEDAGGTAHPCTLDVTDGASVEAMFDDVEASLGCVDVLVNNAGVNPFFGDARNLDMETWNKILGVNVTGAFRCSREFGRRIDDRDGTGSIVNVASVGGVVALPYQTPYTASKHALVGMTKSLAVEWTPEIRVNALAPGYVKTEFTKGVRENENIREDILESIPQNRFADPDEVAASAVYLASDAAGYVTGEVHVADGGIAAQ, from the coding sequence ATGGGACTCAGTGCCTTCTCGCTGAAAGGCAATGTAGCGGTAGTGACGGGAGGTAGTCGCGGTATTGGCGAAGAAATCGCGGTCGCCATGGCCAAGTCAGGAGCAGACGTCGCCCCAGTCGCTCGGTCCGAAGACGCTCTCGAGGCAACGGCGGACCGTATCGAAGATGCCGGCGGGACTGCCCACCCGTGTACGCTCGACGTGACTGACGGGGCATCCGTTGAGGCGATGTTCGACGACGTCGAGGCGTCGCTTGGTTGCGTCGACGTGCTCGTAAACAATGCTGGAGTCAACCCATTCTTCGGAGACGCCCGGAACCTGGACATGGAGACATGGAACAAAATTCTTGGAGTTAACGTTACAGGCGCGTTTCGTTGTTCGCGTGAGTTCGGCCGTCGAATCGATGATCGGGACGGAACAGGTTCTATTGTGAACGTCGCCAGCGTCGGCGGTGTCGTCGCACTCCCATACCAAACGCCGTATACAGCCTCAAAACATGCTCTGGTCGGAATGACGAAATCACTAGCTGTCGAGTGGACTCCAGAGATCCGTGTAAACGCCCTGGCACCGGGATACGTAAAAACCGAATTCACGAAGGGCGTCCGTGAAAACGAGAACATTCGCGAAGACATCCTCGAGTCAATCCCGCAGAACCGATTTGCAGATCCCGACGAAGTTGCTGCGAGCGCCGTATACCTTGCAAGCGATGCTGCTGGGTACGTCACAGGTGAAGTTCACGTTGCTGACGGAGGGATAGCAGCCCAGTAA
- a CDS encoding enoyl-CoA hydratase/isomerase family protein, producing the protein MSADVVTTTITEGVGRMRIDRPENMNAFTPRVLEGLHDAIRTFEADDDVRSIMFTAAGDRAFCAGVDLGEEGGLSRSTPEALDTVHRAQRVLKALRRSPLPVVGAINGYAMGAGMDLALGCDIKVVKADATLSQSYVNVGLSPGDGGAYMLPRLVGEEVAKDLIFSGRQISGTEAGELGIASTVVDGGADRTREVAFDRARELANGPSVALGNAKQLINEAHDVNLETGLEHAIEAIGECRETDDHAEAVAAFEEDRDPEFTGE; encoded by the coding sequence ATGTCTGCTGATGTCGTTACCACTACGATCACGGAAGGAGTCGGCCGAATGAGAATCGATCGGCCGGAGAATATGAACGCGTTTACTCCTCGTGTTCTCGAGGGACTACACGACGCGATCCGAACGTTCGAGGCGGACGACGACGTTCGTTCGATCATGTTCACGGCTGCCGGCGACCGAGCGTTCTGCGCCGGCGTCGACCTCGGTGAGGAAGGTGGGCTCAGCCGATCGACGCCGGAGGCGTTGGATACCGTCCACCGAGCACAGCGGGTGCTCAAGGCGCTCCGCCGCTCACCACTTCCAGTTGTCGGCGCGATAAACGGATATGCGATGGGAGCCGGGATGGATCTCGCCCTGGGCTGTGACATCAAAGTCGTCAAGGCTGATGCCACGCTCAGTCAATCTTACGTGAACGTCGGACTATCGCCGGGCGACGGCGGGGCATACATGCTGCCCCGACTCGTCGGTGAAGAGGTTGCGAAGGACCTGATCTTCTCCGGCCGTCAGATCTCCGGCACAGAGGCCGGCGAACTCGGCATCGCATCGACGGTCGTCGACGGAGGTGCCGATCGCACTCGAGAGGTCGCATTCGATCGCGCTCGCGAGTTGGCGAACGGCCCCTCCGTCGCACTCGGAAACGCAAAGCAACTCATCAACGAAGCTCACGACGTCAACCTGGAGACGGGTCTCGAACACGCGATCGAGGCGATCGGGGAGTGTCGCGAAACGGACGATCACGCCGAAGCTGTTGCCGCGTTCGAAGAAGATCGTGATCCCGAATTCACGGGCGAGTAG
- a CDS encoding orc1/cdc6 family replication initiation protein, whose product MGTDDFEDPRDTTGRPNEETTEGDVSSSDSSEASESLSSSDPTNAGESQSIEDMLLEFDQQEGLIRDRSLLDPNHIVEEDRIVGRDRQLQEVTKMLRVALGDNRPPNLFLYGPSGTGKSLITKAVCKNISGICETRDIRFGTIEVNCQDLDTLGVAVYELVNCAAEEADVEVEVPKHGVATKEKWDELYRIVNENFDSAVFVLDELDMLVGRRDKQEPAFSRLLYQLSRAGANNELTAHISVVAISNDTKMMESVGSRALSSFTPEDVHFDDYDANQLQSILRRRQDAFYEAVLDKDVIPLAAAFAAQTHGDARKAIDLMRVAGELAEREGDTNVREEHVRQAQDKVEKNRVLEVVRGISTQKKLCLYATAAVAAETNNEAARSTTGYRVYQFLTEAIDAEQYHQETYVNKMKEMTTYSLVNFERRSHGPSSGMFLEFQFGERPETILETLREDSRIDMVSPSEVSSVVKAQIMNET is encoded by the coding sequence ATGGGAACAGATGATTTCGAGGATCCTCGAGACACGACGGGGAGACCGAATGAGGAGACAACAGAGGGGGATGTTTCTTCATCGGATTCTTCCGAGGCGTCGGAATCTCTATCCTCGAGTGATCCGACGAATGCGGGTGAGTCACAATCGATCGAGGATATGCTACTAGAGTTCGACCAGCAAGAGGGTCTTATCCGCGACCGGTCGCTACTCGATCCAAATCATATCGTCGAAGAAGATCGGATCGTTGGCCGCGACAGACAACTACAGGAAGTTACAAAAATGCTTCGTGTTGCTCTTGGTGATAATCGACCGCCGAATCTTTTTCTTTACGGGCCGTCTGGGACTGGAAAATCATTAATCACAAAGGCTGTTTGTAAGAATATCAGTGGTATCTGCGAAACACGAGATATCCGTTTTGGAACTATCGAAGTCAATTGTCAGGATCTAGACACTCTAGGCGTTGCTGTATACGAACTAGTAAACTGCGCTGCTGAGGAAGCAGATGTCGAGGTTGAGGTTCCCAAGCACGGAGTCGCAACGAAGGAAAAATGGGACGAACTCTATCGAATTGTCAATGAAAACTTCGATTCAGCTGTGTTCGTTTTAGACGAACTAGATATGCTCGTCGGACGTCGAGACAAACAGGAGCCGGCATTCTCTCGTCTCCTCTATCAACTTTCGAGGGCCGGCGCGAACAACGAACTCACCGCACACATATCCGTTGTTGCTATCTCCAACGATACGAAAATGATGGAATCCGTTGGAAGTCGAGCGTTGAGTTCATTTACACCTGAAGATGTTCACTTCGACGACTACGACGCGAACCAGCTGCAGTCGATTCTTCGTCGGCGCCAGGATGCGTTCTACGAAGCCGTTCTCGATAAGGACGTAATTCCATTAGCGGCGGCTTTCGCAGCCCAGACTCATGGTGATGCGCGCAAAGCAATCGATCTGATGCGCGTTGCCGGCGAACTCGCCGAACGGGAAGGCGATACTAACGTTCGCGAAGAACACGTTCGGCAAGCACAGGACAAAGTCGAGAAGAATCGAGTCCTCGAAGTCGTTCGCGGTATCAGCACTCAGAAGAAACTCTGCCTCTATGCGACGGCGGCGGTTGCTGCTGAAACGAACAACGAGGCTGCTCGGAGCACCACCGGGTACCGTGTGTACCAGTTCCTCACGGAGGCAATCGACGCCGAGCAATATCATCAGGAAACGTATGTGAATAAAATGAAGGAAATGACGACGTATTCGCTGGTCAATTTCGAGCGACGAAGTCATGGACCAAGTTCAGGGATGTTCTTGGAGTTCCAGTTCGGCGAGCGTCCCGAAACAATTCTCGAAACACTCCGTGAGGATTCGCGTATCGATATGGTTTCGCCGAGCGAGGTCTCGAGTGTAGTCAAAGCCCAAATCATGAACGAGACGTAA
- the rdfA gene encoding rod-determining factor RdfA: protein MGNPIDSERRCACKIGRTIEQYGLTDLNEEIRHRRDGQNASLRVLADYINKQILEAALAEAETDLTNVAYGAVSADDALSAVYETLADDQIPADREARVRKRFEQNGIDLGEIESNWVTHPTVRSHLNNCLDIDTSRGIRITTNAARNTIEWARTRCGQVVEQTISRLVSADIVTMQSTDVSVMIQITCPECGNTYRFGELLEQESCACSSDETAEPTPK from the coding sequence ATGGGTAACCCTATCGACAGCGAACGACGATGCGCGTGCAAAATCGGTCGAACGATCGAACAGTACGGTCTTACTGATCTCAACGAGGAGATTCGACACCGTCGTGACGGACAGAATGCGAGTCTTCGGGTTCTAGCCGATTACATTAATAAACAAATTCTCGAAGCGGCACTTGCCGAGGCGGAAACTGACCTCACGAACGTCGCGTACGGTGCCGTGAGCGCCGATGATGCACTATCAGCAGTATATGAAACCCTTGCAGACGACCAGATACCGGCCGATCGTGAAGCGAGAGTTCGCAAACGCTTCGAACAGAACGGTATAGATCTCGGTGAGATCGAGTCGAACTGGGTCACCCACCCGACCGTTCGGTCACATCTCAACAACTGTTTAGATATCGACACTTCGCGTGGAATTCGCATTACGACCAACGCAGCCCGAAATACGATCGAATGGGCACGCACCCGATGCGGACAGGTCGTCGAACAGACGATATCGCGACTAGTTAGCGCGGACATCGTTACAATGCAGAGCACTGATGTTTCGGTCATGATACAGATAACGTGCCCGGAGTGTGGCAATACGTACCGATTCGGGGAGTTACTCGAACAGGAATCGTGTGCGTGCAGTTCAGATGAAACGGCTGAACCCACCCCTAAATGA
- a CDS encoding CoA transferase, with amino-acid sequence MIGTKSTPQFPLSDITVVEFDYLVVALFTGLMLGDLGAKVIKVDQPGIGDMNRQSGDSGSQSSPRNRI; translated from the coding sequence ATGATCGGTACTAAATCGACACCACAATTTCCGCTGTCCGACATCACTGTCGTAGAATTCGATTATCTCGTCGTAGCACTCTTCACAGGACTTATGCTCGGCGATCTCGGTGCCAAAGTGATCAAAGTCGACCAACCGGGAATCGGGGACATGAACCGTCAGTCGGGCGATTCCGGCTCTCAGTCTTCACCAAGGAACAGGATTTGA
- a CDS encoding nicotinate phosphoribosyltransferase: MTQPTLGHIDSHDLSVFTDRYELSMMQGYIESDHTPTATFSMYFRRLPPDRGYAIAAGLEQVIEYVETLEFGDQTIDFLAEEGFRDDFLSFLESFEFTGAIRALPEGSLVFPNEPMLEVTAPIHEAQLFETLILNQIGYQTLVATKGARMVDVIRRQGDGQDLVDFGSRRAHGTDAGLKAARAAYIGGFDGTSNVLAGNRFGVPTYGTMAHSWVQSFDSERESFEAFADCYGDDAIYLVDTYDTIGGAERAVSVTEERDVSLGGVRLDSGDLIDLSNEVNEIVGDAGIVVSSGVDEYFLVEFFEEGGVASAFGPGTAVTTSKDAPDSGVVYKLTAVERDGVLSPSMKLSPGKVTYPGRKEIHRVERDGSYQYDVLARHDESLEGAGEPCLETIFEDGSIVYTPPDLESIQERARRELEALPERYRRIRNPDTYEVRISNELETTTVETERSTRDREM, from the coding sequence ATGACTCAGCCGACGCTCGGCCACATCGATTCGCACGACCTTTCCGTGTTCACCGATCGATACGAACTTTCAATGATGCAAGGGTATATCGAATCGGACCACACTCCAACGGCGACCTTCTCGATGTACTTCCGGCGTCTCCCGCCAGATCGGGGATACGCAATCGCAGCCGGACTCGAGCAGGTAATCGAGTACGTCGAGACGCTCGAGTTCGGCGATCAGACGATTGATTTCCTCGCTGAGGAGGGATTCAGAGATGACTTCCTGTCGTTTCTCGAGTCGTTCGAATTTACCGGGGCGATTCGTGCCCTTCCCGAAGGATCGCTCGTCTTCCCAAATGAGCCCATGCTCGAGGTGACTGCGCCGATCCACGAGGCGCAGTTGTTCGAGACGCTCATCCTCAATCAGATCGGGTACCAGACGCTGGTCGCGACGAAGGGGGCTCGGATGGTCGACGTCATTCGCAGACAGGGTGATGGCCAGGACCTCGTCGATTTCGGATCGCGTCGTGCTCACGGAACTGATGCGGGACTCAAGGCCGCGCGAGCGGCATATATCGGCGGATTCGACGGGACATCGAACGTGCTGGCTGGCAACCGATTCGGTGTGCCGACCTACGGGACGATGGCACACTCGTGGGTGCAGAGTTTCGACAGCGAACGCGAGTCCTTCGAGGCGTTTGCCGATTGCTACGGCGACGACGCGATCTATCTCGTCGACACGTACGATACGATCGGTGGTGCCGAACGCGCGGTCTCCGTGACCGAAGAGCGCGACGTCAGCCTGGGTGGTGTTCGATTGGACTCGGGCGATCTGATCGACCTCTCGAACGAAGTGAACGAGATCGTCGGCGACGCTGGCATCGTCGTGTCTTCGGGCGTAGACGAGTATTTTCTCGTGGAGTTCTTCGAGGAAGGCGGCGTCGCATCAGCGTTCGGCCCCGGAACGGCCGTGACGACGAGCAAGGACGCACCGGACAGCGGCGTCGTCTACAAACTAACTGCAGTCGAGCGCGATGGCGTACTTTCCCCGAGCATGAAACTCTCGCCCGGCAAAGTGACCTATCCCGGCCGAAAGGAGATCCATCGCGTCGAACGAGATGGGTCGTATCAGTACGACGTACTCGCGCGCCACGACGAGTCACTCGAAGGAGCAGGCGAACCTTGCCTCGAGACGATTTTTGAGGACGGCTCGATCGTCTACACGCCGCCAGATTTGGAATCGATTCAGGAACGGGCTCGACGAGAACTCGAGGCGCTTCCCGAACGATACAGACGTATTCGAAACCCCGACACGTACGAGGTCCGAATCAGTAATGAACTCGAAACGACAACGGTGGAGACAGAACGGTCGACCCGAGACAGAGAGATGTAA
- a CDS encoding thiamine-binding protein, producing MDSGGRTVILDHNVVEVKAAIPDVLSAVTDGFSSWSGGAIAFFVAIGMIFLSMQLFDRTLDAIDKQRLRNRYVTKLNNKWTSFGIGLVFTGLTTSVAFSLGVIVPLYNRGHVKRNEIIPYVLGANIGTLVDTLIVAIALNTPVGVMTVALLLGISFVVSNPDGVLQKIYEGDQLGSVGTAQRYRVFRRISHHPSDRPSTAHCSLRYPVSSPMHQFYSTRTSENASETTVYLLEDTNMIAITRLEIIPVRERHMSDQIADAIETLVGFDVTYELTPMDTVIEADDVSEIFDAAAAAHEAIDENRVITSWKSISNQIGTSTRRIEWRQSNTSLDGLQATNDGAPDRRIDALSR from the coding sequence ATGGATTCTGGCGGCAGAACAGTGATACTCGATCACAACGTGGTAGAAGTCAAGGCGGCCATTCCCGACGTTCTCTCCGCAGTCACCGACGGATTCAGTAGCTGGTCTGGAGGAGCGATCGCGTTTTTCGTAGCGATTGGGATGATCTTTTTGAGTATGCAACTGTTCGATAGAACGCTCGACGCTATTGATAAGCAGCGATTGCGGAATCGGTACGTGACCAAACTCAATAACAAGTGGACGTCCTTTGGAATCGGTCTCGTGTTCACCGGCCTGACGACGAGCGTTGCGTTTTCCCTCGGCGTCATCGTTCCGCTCTACAACCGTGGTCACGTCAAACGGAACGAAATAATCCCGTACGTATTGGGTGCAAACATCGGAACCCTGGTCGACACCCTCATCGTCGCAATCGCTCTCAATACACCCGTCGGTGTCATGACCGTGGCTCTCTTGCTCGGCATCAGTTTCGTCGTCTCTAATCCCGATGGTGTTCTACAAAAAATATACGAAGGTGATCAGCTCGGCTCAGTCGGAACTGCTCAACGATACAGGGTATTTCGTCGGATTTCTCATCACCCTTCTGATCGCCCCAGTACTGCTCATTGTTCTTTGAGATACCCGGTGTCCAGTCCGATGCACCAGTTCTATTCGACCCGGACGTCAGAAAACGCAAGCGAAACTACCGTGTACCTGTTGGAGGATACGAACATGATTGCAATAACCCGACTCGAGATCATTCCAGTTCGAGAGAGACACATGTCGGACCAGATCGCCGACGCGATCGAGACGCTCGTTGGGTTCGACGTTACGTACGAACTGACGCCGATGGACACGGTCATCGAAGCCGACGACGTAAGTGAAATCTTCGATGCCGCCGCGGCTGCACACGAGGCTATCGACGAAAACCGTGTGATCACCTCGTGGAAATCGATCAGCAACCAGATCGGGACCAGCACACGTCGGATCGAGTGGCGACAGTCGAACACCAGCTTGGACGGTCTGCAAGCAACTAACGACGGCGCGCCCGATCGGAGAATCGACGCTCTGTCTCGGTGA
- a CDS encoding dienelactone hydrolase family protein encodes MIDNSIVTVTVGDVDLEGELLVPEDATGLVLFAHGSGSSRHSPRNNFVAERVRERGVGTLLFDLLTEKEDQTYETRFDIALLTDRLVGATEWVRRLDDTAGLRIGYFGSSTGSAAALRGAARPETDIAAVVSRGGRVDMAEDVLDQVTAPTLFIVGGDDQPVLEWNKEAYKLLAGEKSLEVIDGATHLFEEPGALEAVADHAGEWFAEKLQ; translated from the coding sequence ATGATTGATAATTCGATCGTCACGGTCACCGTCGGCGACGTCGATCTCGAGGGGGAGTTGCTCGTCCCAGAAGACGCAACTGGCCTCGTCCTGTTCGCCCACGGGAGCGGCAGCAGCAGACACAGCCCGCGAAACAATTTCGTCGCCGAGCGGGTTCGTGAGCGCGGGGTCGGGACGTTACTGTTCGACCTGCTCACCGAGAAAGAGGATCAAACGTATGAAACGCGATTCGATATCGCATTACTGACCGATCGTCTCGTCGGCGCAACGGAGTGGGTCCGCCGACTTGACGATACTGCCGGTCTCCGGATCGGATACTTCGGATCGAGTACCGGTTCTGCGGCGGCACTCCGTGGCGCAGCACGACCTGAAACGGACATCGCAGCCGTCGTCTCGCGAGGAGGACGAGTCGACATGGCTGAAGACGTCCTCGATCAAGTAACGGCACCGACGCTGTTCATCGTCGGTGGTGATGACCAACCGGTTCTTGAATGGAACAAAGAAGCATACAAACTACTGGCGGGGGAGAAGTCTCTCGAGGTCATCGACGGTGCAACACACCTATTCGAAGAACCAGGGGCGCTCGAGGCGGTCGCCGATCACGCAGGCGAGTGGTTCGCTGAGAAACTCCAGTGA
- a CDS encoding acyl-CoA dehydrogenase family protein: MHVVTPDKILSLSAEQEMVVLSLEELAQTKFLDIAFSWDGEVPMENIELLADRGYLGLNIAEEYGGGMGEFEAVLSIEAVGQVCPETAEYLYKQQVVAPRTI; encoded by the coding sequence GTGCATGTTGTGACCCCCGATAAAATACTATCCCTATCAGCGGAGCAGGAGATGGTAGTATTATCACTAGAGGAACTCGCCCAAACGAAATTTTTGGATATTGCGTTCTCCTGGGACGGCGAGGTACCGATGGAGAACATCGAGTTGCTCGCCGACCGGGGGTATCTTGGATTGAATATCGCAGAAGAGTACGGCGGCGGCATGGGCGAATTCGAAGCAGTGCTCAGTATCGAAGCTGTCGGACAGGTCTGTCCTGAAACGGCCGAATATCTCTACAAACAGCAGGTGGTCGCACCCCGAACGATCTAG
- a CDS encoding acyl-CoA dehydrogenase family protein — MLRDETKRFVANEVIPEASERDPKKEEMSDNLVDQLAEMGFFGILIDEEYGGLGMDLKSYAIIAEELSRGWLSVGSIIARGQSLAGATEAQKEEYLPKMASGDALKSIAISEPNAGSDVANMQTRAERDGDEYVLNGQKTWTTFAKGSDFILTYAVTDPDAEPAHRGISGFIVEKPAGTFDRDGLSGQSIDKIGYHGWKTWEVNFDDVRVSADKLVGGEEGNGFYQIMDFFEEGRVHTAARSVGLARGAIEDSVDYAQERVQFDEPISEFQAIRFKLAEMATQVEAARALMLLVADSVDSGERADAEAAMAKLFASDIAEKVTSEGIQIHGGYGYTTDFDVERYWRDARLTRIFEGTNEIQKRIIADALLT; from the coding sequence ATGCTGCGCGATGAAACGAAGCGGTTCGTCGCGAACGAGGTAATTCCCGAGGCGAGCGAACGCGATCCGAAGAAAGAAGAGATGTCAGACAATCTCGTCGATCAACTGGCAGAAATGGGATTTTTTGGTATTTTGATCGATGAAGAGTATGGTGGACTCGGAATGGATCTGAAATCGTATGCGATAATCGCCGAAGAGCTATCTAGAGGGTGGCTCAGTGTGGGGAGTATCATCGCTCGTGGGCAGAGTCTGGCCGGGGCCACTGAAGCGCAGAAAGAAGAGTATTTGCCAAAGATGGCGTCCGGTGACGCGCTCAAAAGTATCGCAATCAGCGAGCCGAACGCGGGTAGTGACGTCGCGAATATGCAGACCCGCGCCGAGCGCGACGGTGACGAGTACGTCCTCAACGGTCAGAAGACGTGGACGACGTTCGCGAAAGGATCTGATTTCATTCTCACGTACGCGGTAACTGATCCGGACGCGGAGCCAGCCCATCGCGGTATTTCGGGTTTTATCGTCGAAAAACCGGCTGGCACGTTTGATCGTGACGGGCTCAGCGGACAATCGATCGACAAAATCGGCTATCACGGATGGAAAACGTGGGAAGTAAACTTCGACGACGTGCGCGTCAGCGCCGATAAACTCGTCGGCGGTGAAGAGGGGAACGGTTTCTATCAGATTATGGATTTCTTCGAGGAAGGCCGCGTTCACACTGCAGCTCGGTCGGTGGGATTAGCCCGAGGAGCGATCGAAGACTCGGTTGACTATGCTCAAGAGCGCGTGCAGTTCGATGAACCAATCTCCGAATTCCAGGCAATCCGGTTCAAACTGGCTGAGATGGCCACGCAGGTTGAGGCTGCGCGCGCGTTGATGTTGCTCGTTGCAGATTCGGTCGACTCCGGTGAACGAGCCGACGCCGAAGCTGCGATGGCGAAACTATTTGCCAGCGATATCGCCGAGAAAGTAACTAGCGAAGGGATTCAGATTCATGGCGGATACGGCTATACGACCGATTTCGACGTCGAACGATACTGGCGGGATGCACGATTGACGCGTATTTTTGAAGGAACGAACGAGATTCAAAAGCGCATCATCGCTGACGCGTTGCTTACGTAA
- a CDS encoding archaea-specific SMC-related protein produces MSYPDETVQKPTIDERVELDVTNLGGINSCSVEFQNGVNLLTGRNATNRTSLLRAVSDILGGTNATLKSDADEGHVTLTVGDREYSRHYKRTETGVQVTGEPYMENNELIDLFISLLEDNPARLAIERGDNLREIIMRPVDTAEIERRIQHLKREREQISAELDQIERRSNTLPNLEEKRQTLSAEIESLEEEIEMLRSKVTEYEANAEMAEEAEELVDRLDERRKEHSELTDQIDLIAAEIDALKERPAELRSKRDDLSEDTQADLNAIQGELRSNRNRKRKLENTVSDLASIVEFNEDILSESISNLPDEPSTDGPVTELAPESDQEVTCWTCGNRADRGAIADRLENLRNVVTEKRNEISDLESRINELENEQMEIRDAIEERERLSSEINDVERKLEAKKERKADLEAEVKEVGKTISELESDVADTEELRDSDLLETYEQISDLQYEQGQKQQELASVEEEIDEIESLPDKSTLQDQLDEIRQELNRERGRVAEIESESVSKFNKHMDEVLNILNYRNISRVWIERKESQARSGDETTFDLHLVRESGTGSVYEDIVANLSESEREVIGLVVALAGYLVHEVYQEVPFVLLDSLEAIDSERIADLVEYFSAYSSYLIVALLPEDASRITDQYTQITADQLS; encoded by the coding sequence ATGTCATATCCGGACGAGACTGTACAGAAGCCGACTATCGACGAGCGGGTCGAACTGGACGTTACTAACTTGGGCGGCATCAATTCGTGCTCCGTCGAATTCCAGAACGGGGTCAATCTTCTCACGGGGAGAAATGCAACCAATCGAACAAGTCTTCTACGAGCGGTCAGTGACATTCTCGGTGGGACGAATGCGACGCTCAAAAGCGATGCTGACGAAGGCCACGTTACACTCACCGTTGGTGACAGGGAGTATTCGCGCCACTACAAACGGACGGAAACCGGGGTTCAGGTGACTGGAGAACCCTATATGGAGAACAATGAACTGATCGATCTTTTCATCTCGCTTCTCGAAGATAACCCGGCACGCCTCGCAATAGAGCGCGGTGACAACCTCCGAGAAATCATCATGCGGCCAGTAGATACAGCAGAAATCGAACGCCGCATCCAGCATCTAAAAAGAGAACGCGAGCAAATCAGTGCAGAGCTCGATCAAATCGAACGGCGTTCGAATACGTTACCGAACCTCGAGGAAAAGCGGCAGACGCTTTCAGCGGAGATCGAGTCGCTCGAAGAGGAGATCGAGATGCTTCGGTCGAAAGTGACCGAATACGAGGCTAACGCCGAGATGGCAGAAGAGGCCGAAGAACTCGTCGATAGGCTCGACGAACGGCGGAAAGAACATAGCGAACTCACGGACCAGATCGATCTCATTGCAGCGGAAATCGATGCCCTAAAAGAACGGCCAGCGGAACTTCGCTCGAAACGTGACGATCTATCAGAGGACACTCAAGCAGATTTGAACGCAATACAGGGGGAACTCCGATCCAACCGGAACCGAAAGCGAAAACTCGAGAATACGGTATCAGATCTCGCTTCGATCGTCGAATTCAACGAAGATATACTCTCCGAGAGTATATCCAATTTGCCCGATGAACCATCCACCGATGGACCTGTTACGGAACTCGCCCCCGAATCGGACCAGGAAGTCACCTGTTGGACCTGCGGAAATCGAGCCGATAGAGGAGCGATAGCAGATCGCCTTGAGAATCTTCGAAATGTCGTCACTGAAAAACGAAACGAGATCTCCGATCTCGAGTCGCGAATTAACGAACTAGAGAACGAACAAATGGAGATTCGAGACGCGATCGAGGAGCGAGAACGCCTTAGCAGTGAAATAAACGATGTCGAACGCAAACTCGAGGCAAAAAAAGAGCGCAAGGCAGACCTCGAAGCGGAAGTAAAAGAAGTGGGCAAAACGATTAGCGAACTCGAATCCGATGTCGCCGACACTGAGGAACTTCGCGACAGCGATCTATTAGAAACATACGAGCAAATAAGCGATTTACAGTACGAACAGGGCCAGAAGCAACAGGAGCTAGCATCAGTCGAAGAAGAGATCGACGAGATCGAATCGCTACCAGATAAATCGACGCTGCAGGATCAACTCGACGAAATCCGCCAAGAACTCAATCGCGAGCGCGGTCGAGTGGCTGAAATCGAATCCGAATCCGTTTCAAAGTTCAACAAGCACATGGACGAAGTACTAAATATCCTCAATTATCGAAACATATCACGTGTCTGGATTGAACGAAAAGAATCGCAGGCGAGAAGTGGGGATGAAACGACGTTCGACCTGCACCTCGTACGAGAATCGGGAACCGGATCCGTTTACGAAGACATAGTAGCAAACCTAAGCGAAAGCGAACGCGAGGTGATCGGCTTGGTAGTTGCACTCGCAGGCTATCTTGTTCACGAGGTATACCAAGAAGTACCGTTCGTGTTGTTGGATTCGTTAGAGGCGATCGATTCTGAACGTATCGCAGACCTGGTCGAATACTTTTCTGCGTATTCGTCGTACCTTATCGTCGCACTCCTCCCCGAAGATGCGTCTCGTATTACGGATCAATATACACAGATAACGGCAGATCAACTGAGTTAA